One Paenibacillus crassostreae DNA segment encodes these proteins:
- a CDS encoding extracellular solute-binding protein, whose protein sequence is MFNKLTLKLIGTLLASTMILSACGTNGNSNGAVKTNSEPAATESTSNAAVTNEAPTGKLKVQLVGDFSLEDKTDPVSGKTSKGVKVLKEEFEKQYPNTEVEFVLMGWDNYNEKTQTMLQSGAADVYQVPGIAALVEQGLLEPLQPYIDKDSYDLGSYLAGQVDGWKALGPDDQELQIYGLPFIGDARVIVYDRQLFDDWGLEYLSESPTIEEVLEKAAKMTGKNPKTGEQNYGLTFKGADAADTVMNINESLGGQWGNGFLWKDMKLDFDSKTMVQSMDLMKEVLKYAPEGIMAGQGAENFLTEKNNIAINLRESPGFINSLANFRLEDRYQAALLFKNQTTGMGGMFAGSPFAIGASSSNKDLAWEWLKFSGSEFFQQYMWEEQRSQSMPVIKAAEEWPSVQEIGQMDIILKQMSQLWTPRYPYRSGQPRYILSENVERVLLDELSAAEGMKKAQEEGTKWLADQQ, encoded by the coding sequence ATGTTTAATAAATTGACTTTGAAGTTGATAGGAACGCTGCTGGCATCCACTATGATTCTAAGTGCATGTGGGACAAACGGTAATTCGAACGGGGCAGTGAAGACCAACAGTGAGCCGGCAGCAACTGAAAGCACCAGTAATGCAGCGGTGACGAATGAAGCGCCGACAGGAAAACTGAAAGTGCAGCTTGTAGGCGATTTCTCGCTGGAGGATAAGACCGATCCAGTCTCAGGCAAAACCTCCAAGGGTGTTAAGGTGCTGAAAGAGGAGTTTGAGAAGCAGTATCCTAACACAGAAGTCGAGTTTGTACTTATGGGCTGGGATAACTATAACGAGAAGACTCAAACTATGCTTCAGTCCGGAGCAGCCGATGTATATCAGGTGCCGGGGATTGCCGCTCTTGTCGAGCAAGGACTGCTGGAGCCGTTGCAGCCATACATCGATAAAGACAGTTATGATCTGGGAAGCTATCTGGCTGGGCAGGTGGATGGCTGGAAGGCCTTGGGACCGGATGATCAGGAGTTGCAGATTTATGGCCTGCCCTTTATCGGTGATGCGCGGGTAATTGTATACGACCGTCAATTGTTCGATGATTGGGGCTTGGAATATCTCTCCGAGTCTCCGACGATCGAGGAAGTCCTGGAGAAAGCCGCCAAGATGACAGGCAAAAACCCCAAGACGGGCGAACAGAACTATGGTCTGACCTTCAAGGGAGCCGATGCTGCCGATACTGTGATGAATATTAATGAATCGCTGGGTGGACAATGGGGCAACGGGTTCTTGTGGAAGGATATGAAGCTGGACTTCGATAGCAAGACCATGGTGCAATCGATGGATTTGATGAAAGAAGTGCTCAAGTATGCTCCAGAGGGCATAATGGCCGGACAAGGCGCAGAAAATTTCCTGACGGAAAAAAACAACATTGCGATCAACTTGCGTGAATCTCCGGGATTCATCAATAGTCTGGCCAATTTTAGGCTGGAAGACCGCTACCAGGCAGCCTTGCTGTTCAAAAATCAGACAACAGGTATGGGCGGCATGTTCGCCGGAAGTCCGTTCGCAATCGGAGCATCCAGCAGCAATAAAGACCTGGCTTGGGAATGGTTGAAATTCAGCGGCAGCGAGTTCTTCCAGCAATATATGTGGGAAGAACAGCGTTCGCAGAGTATGCCGGTCATCAAGGCAGCTGAGGAATGGCCTTCTGTGCAGGAGATTGGACAAATGGATATTATTCTGAAGCAAATGAGCCAGCTGTGGACACCTCGTTATCCATATCGCTCCGGTCAACCGCGCTATATTCTGTCAGAAAATGTGGAACGTGTCCTGTTAGATGAACTAAGTGCGGCCGAAGGAATGAAGAAGGCCCAGGAAGAAGGTACCAAATGGTTGGCTGATCAGCAATAA
- a CDS encoding AraC family transcriptional regulator, with product MDLLANLNRALQYIEENLADDIDLKEAARLARCSEYHFSRMFSFLAGIPLSEYIRRRRLTSAAFELQTGELRVMDVAVKYGYSSADAFSRAFQGLHGIPPSSVKLHGPSLKAYPRLTFQLTIQGGSAMNYRIIEKEPFCIAGITRRVPIQFNGVNQEIVSMWKSLTSDDIDQLKKLSNVEPQGLIQASMNFSEGRMEEEGELDHYVGVATTKECPEHLTKLDVPAATWAVFEAVGPFPDTLQNVWGRIYSEWFPTANYELAIGPEILWNESKDISSPTFRSEVWIPVLKK from the coding sequence ATGGATTTGCTTGCAAATCTGAACAGGGCTCTACAATACATTGAAGAAAATCTTGCTGATGATATAGACCTGAAGGAAGCGGCGAGGCTGGCTCGTTGTTCCGAATATCATTTTTCTAGAATGTTCTCATTCCTTGCAGGCATCCCGCTATCGGAATACATCCGCCGGAGACGCCTAACATCTGCGGCATTTGAGCTTCAAACTGGAGAATTAAGAGTTATGGATGTGGCGGTGAAATACGGATATAGCTCAGCAGACGCATTTTCTAGAGCTTTCCAAGGCTTGCATGGTATTCCGCCGTCTTCAGTAAAGTTGCATGGCCCATCATTAAAAGCCTATCCGCGCTTGACCTTTCAATTAACCATTCAAGGGGGAAGTGCAATGAATTATCGTATCATTGAAAAGGAGCCATTCTGTATCGCAGGCATCACGAGAAGGGTGCCTATCCAATTTAATGGCGTAAATCAGGAAATCGTATCTATGTGGAAAAGCTTAACTAGCGACGACATCGACCAGCTGAAAAAGCTCTCGAATGTCGAACCTCAGGGACTGATTCAAGCATCGATGAATTTTTCTGAGGGGAGAATGGAAGAAGAGGGGGAGCTTGACCATTATGTTGGCGTGGCTACGACCAAGGAATGCCCCGAACATTTAACAAAACTAGATGTCCCTGCAGCAACATGGGCTGTATTCGAAGCCGTCGGGCCATTTCCCGATACATTGCAAAATGTCTGGGGACGCATCTATTCTGAGTGGTTCCCTACCGCTAATTATGAGTTAGCAATAGGCCCAGAGATTTTATGGAATGAGAGTAAGGATATATCTTCACCAACTTTCAGAAGTGAGGTTTGGATACCGGTTTTGAAAAAATAA
- a CDS encoding MerR family transcriptional regulator, with amino-acid sequence MKEEQTFTIKQTAVQTGISEDTIRYYEKIALLPRADRKDNGHRVYRQENINTILLISCLKKTGMPLEEIRPFLAVSADADPAEYPELVEHLRSHREDIVSQIASLQQVVDFIDMKLEEGRYRRDCSDESQVGVSEKMMEEPKQKSVSTVEMSYFSVSAKAGKLSSSAR; translated from the coding sequence ATGAAGGAAGAGCAAACTTTTACGATAAAGCAAACCGCTGTGCAAACCGGAATTTCCGAGGATACGATCCGTTATTACGAAAAAATCGCGCTGCTGCCCCGTGCTGACCGGAAGGATAACGGGCATCGCGTCTACCGGCAGGAGAACATCAATACGATTCTGCTGATATCTTGCCTGAAAAAAACGGGAATGCCGCTAGAGGAAATTCGGCCTTTTTTGGCGGTTTCCGCCGATGCCGATCCCGCGGAATATCCCGAACTGGTGGAACACTTAAGGAGCCACCGGGAAGATATCGTCAGCCAAATAGCCTCGTTGCAGCAGGTCGTCGATTTTATTGACATGAAGTTGGAGGAGGGGAGATACCGACGGGATTGCTCGGATGAAAGTCAGGTCGGTGTGTCAGAGAAAATGATGGAAGAACCGAAACAAAAATCTGTCTCAACCGTTGAGATGAGTTATTTTTCCGTATCGGCCAAAGCGGGCAAGTTATCGTCTTCCGCAAGATAA
- a CDS encoding TetR/AcrR family transcriptional regulator — protein sequence MARTREFDVEKALDAAMQLFWEKGYESTSLSDLTSRMGIQRPSIYSAFGDKKELFEAALRKYTKLHASYVRNRLQNNPSAKEAFRAFFEGVVADEYKESSSRGCFCINTMVELAPHDEKFEILTREHQMYLSVIFQETIERGIQSGEFEIGVNAKACAQALVVSLIGLTVMMKSRPERSFVDNTLEVILTLLK from the coding sequence ATGGCACGAACCCGTGAATTTGACGTTGAAAAAGCATTAGATGCAGCTATGCAACTATTTTGGGAGAAGGGATATGAATCTACCTCATTAAGTGATTTAACTTCCAGAATGGGAATTCAACGACCAAGTATATATTCAGCTTTTGGAGACAAAAAGGAATTGTTCGAAGCTGCGCTTCGCAAATATACGAAGCTCCATGCTTCCTATGTCCGAAACAGACTTCAAAACAATCCATCTGCAAAAGAAGCATTTCGCGCCTTTTTCGAAGGTGTAGTTGCAGACGAGTATAAAGAGAGTTCCAGCCGAGGATGTTTTTGCATCAATACGATGGTCGAACTTGCGCCTCATGATGAAAAGTTTGAAATCCTTACAAGGGAACATCAGATGTACCTTTCGGTCATATTCCAGGAAACAATTGAACGAGGTATACAATCAGGTGAATTTGAAATCGGAGTGAACGCCAAGGCTTGTGCACAGGCACTTGTTGTATCATTAATTGGACTAACCGTGATGATGAAGTCTCGTCCGGAACGATCATTTGTTGATAATACTCTAGAAGTGATACTTACATTGCTTAAGTAA
- a CDS encoding MFS transporter, with protein sequence MEANPVQGIPSDSAPVSSISRYVTLLFAVACGISVANIYFAQPLLDTLSREFGIDYSTIGIVITITQIFYALGLLLLVPLGDLLNQRRLIIGQMLLSVIALLIVGTASSSTVLFAGMAVIGLLAVVTQTLVAFAAMMAAPAERGRVLGLVTSGVVIGILLARSIAGILTDLAGWRSVYLVSAALMLLMVCALFRALPNFEREKELLSYPQLLKSLLLLFAQERILRIRATLCLLIFTSFSILWTSLVLPLSAPPLSLSHTAIGAFGLAGVAGALAAARAGRLADRGLGQRTTGVALILLLISWLLIGYTEHSLLALVVGIVLLDLAVQAVHVTNQSMILTLRPEARSRLTAGYMVFYSIGSATGSITSTYIYAYFGWNGVCLLGASVSALALLFWAMTR encoded by the coding sequence ATAGAAGCGAATCCGGTACAGGGTATCCCATCCGATTCAGCTCCCGTTTCTTCCATATCTCGATATGTGACACTATTGTTTGCAGTTGCCTGCGGGATATCTGTTGCCAACATCTATTTCGCTCAACCGTTACTTGACACTCTGTCAAGAGAGTTCGGTATTGATTATTCAACCATTGGCATTGTCATTACTATTACTCAGATTTTTTATGCATTGGGGCTGTTGTTGCTAGTGCCACTTGGGGACTTGCTGAATCAGCGTCGGCTGATCATCGGTCAGATGCTATTATCCGTGATAGCTCTATTAATAGTTGGCACTGCCTCCTCCAGCACGGTACTTTTTGCAGGCATGGCTGTGATAGGACTACTTGCCGTTGTGACACAGACGCTAGTGGCTTTTGCAGCGATGATGGCTGCCCCGGCTGAACGTGGGCGTGTACTCGGATTGGTAACAAGCGGAGTCGTGATCGGCATACTTCTTGCGAGATCCATTGCAGGAATATTAACGGATCTTGCTGGTTGGCGTTCAGTCTATCTGGTCTCTGCCGCGTTGATGCTTCTTATGGTTTGTGCATTATTTCGGGCGTTGCCAAATTTTGAGCGTGAGAAGGAACTGCTGTCCTATCCGCAGCTACTTAAGTCGTTGCTCTTGCTGTTCGCACAAGAACGGATATTGCGCATCCGGGCTACACTGTGTCTGCTGATTTTTACTTCCTTCAGTATTCTGTGGACTTCACTAGTCCTACCTCTTAGCGCACCGCCGTTATCTCTTTCTCATACTGCAATTGGAGCTTTTGGTCTTGCGGGAGTGGCCGGAGCATTAGCGGCAGCACGAGCGGGGCGGCTAGCCGATCGGGGTTTAGGACAGAGAACGACAGGCGTAGCATTGATCCTATTGTTGATATCATGGTTATTAATCGGCTATACCGAACACTCGCTTCTCGCATTGGTCGTTGGCATTGTCCTCCTTGACTTAGCGGTGCAAGCCGTGCATGTCACCAATCAAAGTATGATCCTAACTTTACGTCCTGAGGCGCGCAGTCGGCTCACCGCCGGTTACATGGTTTTCTACTCCATTGGCAGTGCTACTGGTTCAATTACTTCGACCTATATATACGCATATTTTGGCTGGAACGGGGTATGTTTGTTAGGTGCCTCTGTTAGCGCTTTAGCCCTTCTGTTTTGGGCGATGACCCGATGA
- a CDS encoding sulfurtransferase TusA family protein, with translation MKKTLEVLGMVCPFPLIEAKEAMKLLNSGDELEVQFDCTQGTESIPRWAAEEGHEVVTYEQLGEASWTITVKKK, from the coding sequence ATGAAAAAGACATTAGAAGTGTTGGGCATGGTATGCCCATTTCCATTAATCGAAGCAAAAGAAGCAATGAAACTATTAAACTCGGGTGATGAGTTAGAAGTACAATTCGATTGCACACAAGGTACAGAATCAATTCCTCGCTGGGCAGCTGAAGAAGGTCACGAAGTAGTTACGTATGAACAATTAGGTGAAGCTTCTTGGACGATTACAGTAAAGAAAAAATAA
- a CDS encoding SDR family NAD(P)-dependent oxidoreductase codes for MNKNQRENIALITGASAGIGLELTRKLLSEDWQVIALNRSDFPTDDLRIQEAVKSGWLRIYKTADLTDYASLRRPLEEIKEKEQRIDILFNNAGGSFSELSYSKQGREKHYELLTVVPYIILMELKELIISGRLKTVINTSSSALKFTKEFNIEILEQPKTFRKLLGPYATSKLALSLWTQAIASQLAKDDIKIRSVDPGSNNTLRKGKKSGLPIFVKPLMKLFFSPPTHGAGKLYEGALGEYRNETGVFLLKGQVTEIKFKDQARNVLERINMIYEHEFLQRIF; via the coding sequence TTGAACAAGAACCAACGTGAAAATATAGCATTGATTACGGGCGCAAGCGCTGGGATTGGGTTGGAATTAACCCGCAAATTGCTGTCGGAGGACTGGCAGGTGATTGCTTTGAACCGTTCCGACTTTCCGACGGACGATTTGAGAATCCAAGAAGCCGTCAAGAGTGGGTGGCTTCGAATTTATAAAACGGCTGATCTTACCGATTATGCCAGCCTGAGACGGCCTTTGGAAGAGATAAAAGAAAAGGAACAGCGGATCGATATTTTGTTCAACAACGCCGGCGGGTCCTTTTCTGAGCTAAGCTATTCGAAACAAGGACGCGAAAAGCATTATGAGCTATTGACGGTCGTTCCGTATATCATTCTCATGGAATTGAAGGAACTCATAATAAGTGGTCGCTTAAAAACGGTGATCAATACCTCATCTTCAGCGCTAAAATTTACGAAAGAGTTTAATATTGAAATTCTAGAGCAACCCAAAACCTTCCGCAAATTGCTTGGTCCTTACGCCACTTCAAAGCTAGCGCTATCGCTGTGGACTCAGGCCATCGCGTCGCAACTTGCCAAGGACGACATCAAGATCCGCAGTGTTGACCCGGGTAGCAATAATACGTTAAGAAAAGGGAAAAAATCTGGACTGCCCATATTTGTTAAACCGTTGATGAAGTTATTTTTCTCACCTCCTACCCATGGCGCGGGCAAGCTGTATGAGGGTGCTCTCGGGGAATACCGTAATGAGACCGGCGTATTTTTACTGAAAGGTCAGGTTACGGAAATAAAATTTAAAGATCAAGCGCGGAACGTTTTGGAAAGGATTAATATGATTTACGAGCACGAATTTTTACAACGTATTTTTTAA
- a CDS encoding transporter: MGFFPAPGAGGGFPGFPGGPGVPGGSGGSGGPGFPGGSPGQFPGGAPGGVQAPTAPPPQFVPQMSATTFAIDPGGIRHCLFRNTYIWLNNGEQFWFFPVFVGRNSIAGFRWFGFFWAYFGIDLNRIRSFTCF; this comes from the coding sequence ATGGGATTTTTTCCAGCGCCGGGAGCCGGCGGAGGATTTCCAGGTTTCCCGGGAGGACCTGGCGTGCCGGGAGGATCAGGAGGATCAGGAGGACCAGGGTTTCCAGGTGGATCTCCCGGACAATTTCCGGGGGGAGCACCGGGAGGCGTTCAAGCGCCGACGGCTCCTCCACCGCAATTTGTACCGCAAATGTCGGCTACCACATTTGCCATCGACCCCGGGGGGATCAGACACTGCCTGTTCCGCAACACATACATTTGGCTGAACAACGGCGAGCAATTCTGGTTTTTCCCGGTATTCGTCGGGCGTAATTCTATTGCAGGGTTCAGATGGTTCGGTTTCTTCTGGGCGTACTTCGGCATTGATTTGAATCGGATTCGCTCGTTCACCTGCTTCTAA
- a CDS encoding SDR family oxidoreductase, whose protein sequence is MKLSNRTIVVTGGTSGIGLAFALELLNRGSKVIVIGRNQATLDQVTNKHKGLIGLQGDVSNANSVREMAAFIRDRYPEVSILFNSAGIMRAFELMDENLDLERTTAEVETNLTGTIWMTEALLPQLAQQNEAMIVTVSSGLSYVTSPVHPVYSATKAGVHMFTDALRVQLKKSKKNIHVMELVPPLVAETNLAPDKQSGGGIPNMTLDTLVKHGIRGIEQNKKRVVPGFSKFLRFAGKYFPDVLSNAMARN, encoded by the coding sequence ATGAAGCTTTCAAATCGTACAATCGTCGTTACAGGCGGCACATCGGGCATCGGTCTTGCATTCGCATTGGAATTGTTAAATCGCGGTAGTAAGGTCATCGTTATCGGACGGAATCAAGCAACCCTCGATCAAGTGACGAACAAACATAAAGGGCTCATTGGGCTGCAAGGCGACGTCTCCAATGCAAACTCGGTTCGCGAAATGGCCGCATTCATTCGTGACCGCTATCCAGAAGTCTCAATCCTATTCAACTCGGCAGGTATTATGCGCGCATTCGAATTAATGGATGAAAACCTCGACTTGGAGCGGACTACCGCAGAGGTTGAAACGAACTTAACCGGGACCATTTGGATGACGGAAGCGCTACTCCCACAATTGGCCCAACAAAACGAAGCCATGATCGTAACCGTAAGCTCCGGTCTTTCCTACGTTACTTCACCTGTTCATCCTGTTTATTCCGCTACAAAGGCGGGAGTGCATATGTTTACCGATGCGCTGCGAGTCCAACTCAAGAAATCGAAAAAAAATATTCACGTTATGGAACTTGTACCACCCCTCGTTGCGGAAACCAATCTTGCACCTGACAAGCAAAGCGGCGGTGGTATTCCCAATATGACCCTGGATACGCTCGTAAAGCATGGGATCCGAGGGATAGAGCAAAATAAAAAGAGGGTCGTTCCGGGCTTCTCCAAATTTTTGCGCTTTGCAGGGAAATACTTTCCTGATGTACTTTCGAATGCGATGGCGCGGAACTGA
- a CDS encoding redoxin domain-containing protein: MNALGETVNLYDELSKGPVILTFYRCGWCPFCNTQLKAYQKLLPEIEALGGS; encoded by the coding sequence ATGAATGCTTTGGGAGAAACGGTTAACCTTTATGATGAACTGTCCAAAGGACCTGTTATCCTGACTTTCTACCGGTGCGGATGGTGCCCGTTTTGCAACACTCAACTTAAGGCATATCAGAAGCTGCTGCCGGAAATCGAAGCCCTTGGGGGCAGTTGA
- a CDS encoding redoxin domain-containing protein has product MIAVSPQSPDNTLSQREKEELTFQVLSDTNGLVAAFYNILYDVPVYIQDIMKPIGMDLMEYNATNRGILPIPSTFMIDESGIIRSAYVNPDFMQRFDPMNILHELRKL; this is encoded by the coding sequence TTGATCGCGGTCAGCCCGCAAAGCCCGGACAATACGCTTTCCCAACGGGAGAAAGAAGAACTGACTTTCCAAGTGCTTAGCGACACAAACGGTCTCGTGGCCGCTTTCTATAACATCCTTTATGACGTTCCAGTTTACATCCAAGACATTATGAAACCAATCGGCATGGATCTAATGGAATACAACGCGACGAACCGCGGGATACTGCCGATTCCTTCCACCTTTATGATCGACGAATCCGGCATTATCCGTTCGGCCTACGTGAATCCGGACTTTATGCAGCGCTTCGATCCGATGAATATTCTGCATGAATTGAGAAAGCTGTAA
- a CDS encoding TetR/AcrR family transcriptional regulator, which translates to METAHRMVVEHGMEKVNLSKVGSELGTTHAAIYKYFSGKEELWTELSLSWLDHELARLFPFDTDKYSSKKEIVHEWLWVLSQSKYEAYESKLEMFKLYTAYIDRNPAALTRHIGDLVGSLKEASGIEDIGRLSAILLAFSYFSAPAYADNWKYMDFKSEFEAVWKLIEAGIEG; encoded by the coding sequence TTGGAAACCGCACATCGAATGGTTGTTGAACACGGGATGGAGAAAGTCAATCTGTCAAAAGTCGGTTCTGAATTGGGGACGACACACGCTGCGATCTACAAGTATTTTTCCGGTAAGGAAGAGTTATGGACCGAGCTTTCCTTGTCTTGGCTGGACCATGAACTGGCGCGGCTTTTTCCATTTGACACGGACAAGTACTCGTCTAAGAAGGAGATCGTGCACGAATGGCTATGGGTATTAAGTCAATCGAAATACGAAGCTTATGAGAGCAAGCTTGAAATGTTTAAGCTGTATACTGCCTATATTGATCGAAATCCGGCGGCACTCACTCGGCACATCGGCGATTTGGTGGGCAGCTTAAAGGAAGCGAGCGGCATTGAGGACATTGGGCGGCTGTCTGCTATTTTACTAGCTTTTTCTTATTTTTCCGCGCCAGCTTATGCAGACAACTGGAAGTATATGGATTTTAAATCGGAGTTCGAAGCAGTATGGAAGCTGATCGAAGCGGGAATTGAGGGTTAG
- a CDS encoding ester cyclase, whose translation MTNEQVIKKFIEVVRSGYDPGQAELFMANEITAHQMNSENRMSIIRTPKNYADHVKEMKEYFGDYMIEIEEIISQNQKVYIRWKQTGKHIGEYEGYLPTGKEVVEIASAVYRLENQKIVEYWIEIDRFGLIEQLKKNQK comes from the coding sequence CTGACAAACGAACAAGTTATAAAGAAATTTATTGAAGTTGTCAGATCTGGATACGATCCCGGACAAGCAGAGTTATTTATGGCAAATGAGATAACCGCGCATCAAATGAATTCAGAAAATAGGATGTCTATAATACGAACTCCAAAGAATTATGCAGATCATGTAAAAGAAATGAAAGAATACTTCGGGGATTATATGATAGAAATTGAAGAGATAATATCACAAAACCAAAAAGTATATATCAGATGGAAGCAGACAGGGAAACACATTGGTGAATATGAGGGCTATCTGCCAACTGGTAAAGAGGTTGTTGAAATAGCTAGTGCTGTATACCGATTAGAGAATCAAAAAATAGTGGAATATTGGATTGAAATAGACAGATTCGGATTGATTGAACAACTAAAAAAGAATCAAAAATGA